The DNA window CGAAAAGCGTCTGGCCCTCGGGACCCGTCAGGCGCTGGCTGGCTTCGAAGTGCCCGCACCATCGCGGCTGCGCTCACCGAAAACGCCGTATTGTTCGCCGCCGCGCGCCGTTGCCGTGCCGGCGAATGTAGAGCCCATTTCGCCCCGCACCCGTTCGCCTTCGAAAGAACGCGTCCTGCCTTCGGGCCCGGTCCGGCTGCGGCTCACGGTAGAGCCGGTCTCGGTGCGCCGGCGGTCGATCGTGGTCGAGACCGTCTTGCCGCTTTCCTTGTGGGTCGCGCTGCGGTCACGGTCGAGCGTGCCGGCCTGTGGATCGACCGTGGTGGTCTGGGTGACCACCGCATTGGGCCCGTCATGAGTTCTCGTGCGGGTTTCCTGTGCGAGCGCAGGGCTCGCGGCGATTCCGAGCGCGGCAAGCGCTGTAAGGGCCGGAAAGCAGGTCGTGGGTCGCATCGTCTCATCCTTTCGGAGCAAGGGGTCGTGAATGGCCCCGGCCCGGCTTTCACCGTTCGGGCAGGGTCATTGGTTCAACGCGAAAGGCCCGGCCGATCCTTTGCCCGGCGAATGATTTTTTGCAGCGTTCAGGTGTCGCCCGGTGCGGCATCGCCTGCGGGCAACGTTTCCGGCGGCGCCTGAGCCTCTTCGGTGAGCCCATCCGGATCGCCTTCGGCAGCGCCCTCGATCAGGCGTTCGATCCGCTGTTCGCGGCGCTCGCGCCACAGCCTCAGCCGCTCGCGGCGTTCCTCAGGCGGGAGCTGGCGAAGCCGCTCGAACCGGTCCAGGATCGGCATACCGGCGCCCGTCCCACGGTCGCGGCGCAGGAAGTCATCGCGCTCGATCGCCTCGCCCGACTCGATGGCGCCGCGCAATTCCTCGCGGCGGGATTCCAGCCGCTCGCCGAACCGATCCTCGCGCCGCTCGCGAATTGTGCCGAGCCGTTCGCGCAGGTGTGCTTGCTGTTCGGCACTCGGTACCGGCAGGCCCTGCTCGCGGCGCCGTTCGAGTGCCCGTTCAAGCCGACGGTCGGCCGCATAGCGGCGCAGTTCGAGCCGGCGAGTGCGAAAATCGTCGAAACGGCGAAAGACCTCTTCAAGCTCTTCCGGCGTGTCGATGGCGCCCTCGATCGCGACTGGCGCTGCGGTCTCATCGGGGCGCGGCGGAGCGATATTGGGCGCGGAGGCAGGCGGAACGACGATTTCGGGTCCCGCCATTCGCGCCCACAATTCGCCGGGCGCGGGCACCCGGTCGGGAAACGCGCCGAACAGGCCCGCCGCAGCAGCCGCGCCGGCAAGTGCGCCGAAAACGCCCACTCCCAGAACTATCCGCCGCCCACTGCGCCAGCGCGGGGCTCCGGTGCGTGGTGCGCGCAAAGGCGGAAGCTCGCCGGGACGATCGTCGGAACGATCGGCGGTGCGGGAAAGAACGCGCTGGGCGAAATCGTCCGACAGCGGCGGCACGCGCGCGGCACGCAGCACCTCGTCCAACGGTTCGCCGGGCCGGATCGGCGCGCCCTCGTTCTTGGCGGGATCGGTCATGACGGATCTCCTGCGGCCGCCGCCTGCGCCTCGAACGCCTTGCGCAGAGCGGCGCGGGCGCGGTGGAGGAGGGATTCGAAGGCCTTTATGCTCATCTCCAAGATCTCGGCCGCCTCGGCATTGGCGAGGTCTTCGTAATAGGTCAGCACGATCGCGGCCCGCTGGCGCTCGGGCAGCGCGGCGATCAGTGCGCGGGCCATGGCATCGCGCTGCTCGCCGGCGATCACATCGTCGGCAAGCGGGGCCTCGTCGGCGCGCTCGGGCACCTCTTCTTGGGCGTTGCGGCGGCCAGCGCGCAGGCGGTCAATCGCCAGATTGACCGTCACCCGCTTGAGCCATGGCCCCAGCCGGATCGTCCGCCCGGCAAGGCCGGGTGCCTTGTCCCAGAGCCTCAGCAGGGCTTCCTGCGCGACATCCTCGGCTTCGTGCGCGTCACCCAGCATCCGGTAGGCGATCCGGTGAAGAAGCGAGGCATGCGCCGTGATCGCCTCCGCGAGAGCGGCTTCCTCGCGCGCGGCGATGCGCGCGACGAGCGCCGCGTCGTACCTGTCCTCGGCGGGCGTTGAGCCCGGCGGCTTCGGAGCGAGGCTCCCCTTCATACCGTTTCGCGCGATTGGCCCCGTTCGTGTGGGTTGCGAGTGATGGCGTCGTCCCCTTAACGCGCAAGTCTGTTGAAACCCTTCGCAGGTTGCCGAAAAACGGATCAGGCGCGCGGCAGGCTGAGTTCGACGAGCAGGCCGCCAAGGTCCTCGCTCTCGCCCAGCCTTACCGAGCCGCCATAGATCTCCACCACGTCGCGCACGATGGCGAGGCCGAGCCCGGTGCCCGGCTTGTCGGTGTCGAGCCGCGCGCCGCGACCGAAAATGCGAGTGCGCTCGGCCTCGGGAATTCCGGAACCGTCATCCTCGATCCAGATCAGGCATTGGTCGGCCTGCGGTTCCTGGTCGATCGTCACGAACACGCTGCCGCCGCCATATTTCGCCGCATTCTCGATGAGATTGCCGAGTATCTCGTCGAGGTCCTGCCGCTCGACCGCGACTTCGGCGGAGCCGCTTCCCGCGATATCGAGCCGGCCTTCGGGGTGGAGCCGCTCGACCGCGCGGCGCACCGCTTCCGCGCTTTCGCGGACATTGGTGCGGGCATGACCGACCGCGCGCCGCCCGACCGCGCGGGCCCGGGCGAGATGGTGGTCGACATGGCGCTGCATCACCCGTGTCTCCCGGAACACCGCGTCCGAAAGGTCCGGTGCGCGCGCGGTCGCGGCATTCGTAAGCACGGTGAGCGGCGTCTTGAGTGCATGGGCGAGATTGCCCGCATGGCGGCGCGCTTCCTCGGCCTGTTTCTCCGAATGGGCGAGCAACGCGTTCAATTCCTCGACCAGCGGCTGGACCTCTTCGGGCAGCGGTTCGGTGATGCGGTTCTCACCTGTCGTGCGCAGTTTCTGGATCGCCGCGCGCACCCGCCGCAGGGGGGAGAGGCCATAGCGGATCTGAAGCAGCGCCATGCCGATGAGGCCAAGACCAAGCACGGCGAAACTCCAGATCAGGATCAGCCGCACGCGCTGCACCTGCGCGTCGATTTCCTCCGTCGCGCTCGCGACCGCGAAGGTCCAGCGCGTGTCGCTCCCGGGCAGGATCACGGTGCGCTCGGCGATGCGCAGCGGCTCGCCTTCGAACTGGCGCGAATTGTAGAAACGCGGTTCGCTGTCGAAACCGCCTCCGCCGTCTCGTTCGACCACGCCGCGCAGTTCGAGCGTGCGGTCCCACAGGCTGCGCGATGGCCAGGGATCCTGTCCGTCTCCGTCGATCTGCCAATAGAGGCCGCTCCCGGGCTCGAGAAAACGCTGGTCGCCAAGCACGCGGTAGAAGGACACCTCGCCGCCGGGCTGCACTTCGGCCGAGGCGATCATCGCGGTGAGGATGTATTCGAGCTGTTCGTCGAAATTCTCCTCGACCTGGCCCGTCAGTGTGCGTTCGAGAGCAAGCCCGCCGCCCAGCAGGAGCACGAGGATCCAGACCGTCGCGATAAGCCCCATGCGCCTCGCGAGGCTCCCGCGGCGACGCATGGCGAGTGGTCGGCCGGGCGCAGGGGTCACGCCGGCATCCCCGGCGGAGGCAGCACTCCCGGCCCCGCCCTCAGGCGAGTTCGCGGCGCTGCCCGTGGGATCAGGCCCGCGGTGCGTCTGCCGGGTCGTCGAGGCTGTAACCGAGGCCACGGATCGTCGTGATCACTTCTGCGCCGAGTTTCTTGCGGATGCGGGTGACGAAAACCTCGATCGTGTTGGAATCGCGGTCGAAATCCTGGTCGTAGATATGCTCTATAAGTTCGGTGCGGCTGACGACCTTGCCCTTGTGATGCATCAGGTAGGACAGAAGCTTGTATTCCTGCGCCGTGAGCTTCACCGGCTCGCCCGCCAGCGTCACCCGGCCCGAACGCGTGTCCAGCCGGACATCGCCCGCGGTCAGCTCGGAGGAGGTGTTCCCGCTCGCCCGGCGGATCAGCGCGCGCAGGCGGGCAATCAGCTCCTCGGTCTGGAACGGCTTTGCGAGATAGTCGTCCGCGCCCGCATCCAGCCCTGCGACCTTGTCCGACCAGCTGTCGCGCGCGGTAAGGACGAGCACGGGAAAATCGCGCCCCTCGCGCCGCCACATGCCGAGCACGGTCAGCCCGTCGATCTCGGGCAGGCCGAGGTCGAGGATGACCGCGTCGTAATCTTCGGTGCTGCCGAGGAAATGCCCGTCTTCGCCATCGGTGGACAGGTCCACCGCATAGCCGTTCTGTTCCAGCGTCGTCTTCAACTGCTGGCCGAGCGTGGGTTCATCTTCGACGATCAGGATGCGCATTGTCCACCATCTGCCTGTTGTGCATTGCGCGTTTCGTTGCGCGCTTGGCTCCGTTTCGTCAACTTACGTGGGATCGCAAGGCTCCCGTGTCCACTGATCTTCCCGAAACAGGACCTCAGCGCGAGCGACTGATGATGCGGCCCGTCGCCCCGTCGACATCGACATTGATGACGCGCCCGTCCTTGATGAACTTGAGCCGATAGGCGCGCGCGGTCGCATCATAGGCGAAGCCGAGATATTCCGCGCCGCGCATCCGGGGCAGCACCAGCCGTTCGATCTCGCTGATCGTCTTGATGTTGCCCGCCTTCATTTCCTTGCGCGCCTCGCCCTGGTCGGAGCGCGACTGGTCCTGCGCGAAGTCGGCGGGCGCACCTGCGGCGCTTGCCGGCGCGACAAGCGCGCCGAGCGCAAGCGCTGCAAGGATACCGGCGATAAGGGAGCGGATGCGTTTCATGGCAGGTGTTCGAATAGCAGCAAGGCCTTGAACGGGCTGTGAATGGGCCGCGCGCGCCCTCAGCTTTCCTCTTCGTCATCGACCAGTTCGTAGGTGATCGAGATGCTGACGCCGGTTTCGACCATTCCGGGCTGGACCGGGGTGGCGCTGACCTTGACGCTTTCGGCGTCCATCGCGCGCATAGCGTTTGCAGGTGATGGCCCCCGCCCCTCTATCGTCTCGTTGATCTGAAGCACCTCGACATCGTCGTAGTCGAGCATTGCAGCATAGGCCCGCGCCCGCGCCCCGGCGCGTTCGATAGCCCGCTTGCGCGCCTCGTCCTTGGCTGCGGCATCGTCCTCGAGCCGGAAATTCGGCCCCGAAATATCCGTCGCCCCTGCCGCCACCAGCGCATCGAGCACTACGCCCGTGCCCTCGATGTCGCGCAGCTTGACGCTCACCCGGTTGGAGACGGTGTAGCCGCGAAAGACCTGCTCGCGGTTCTCGCGGTCGTAATCGTAGCGGGCCGAAAGGTTGATACCGGTGGTCTGGATATCCTTCTCGTCCACGCCCAGCGCCTTGATCCGGTCGATCACCCGGGTCATCGCCTGCGCATTCTGCCGCATCGCCTCGACCGCAGTCGGCGCATCGGTGGTGACGCCCGCGCCGACCGTGACGATGTCGGGCTCGGCGGTGATGCTTTCATAGACATTGAGCTCGATCACTGGGCCCTCGGCCTCGATCTCGACGCTGGCGGCGTGGAGCGGCGCAGCAGGGATCGCGAGTGCGCCCGCAGCAAGTGCGGCGGATATGGCAGTCTTCATGGACATTGTCCTCCTTTTCGCCCGCCTTTGCGCAGACCGGCTTTCCTCCCCCTGAACCGGTTGCAATCAACCGCCTTGTGGGCCGCGATGCAAGCGATTACCTGAGCCGCCTCATGGCCCAGCCCCCGATCCTCTCGCTCGAAGACATCTCGCTCCAGCAGGGCGGGCGCTGGCTGTTCGGCCGGGGCCCCAATAGCGATGGCCCGGAACCGATCGATCTGCATGTGCTGCCCGGGGACCGGATCGCGCTCATCGGGCGCAACGGCGCGGGCAAGACGACGCTGCTGCGGCTCATCACCGGTCGGATCGAGGCCGATCGAGGGCTTCGCCGGGTCAAGCCCGGCACACGGATCGTGTTCCTCGAACAGGACCCGGATTTCAGCGAGGCGGCGACCCTGATGGACTTCGCACTGGCGGGCGAGGACGCGCCCGCGCCGCACGAAGTGGAAGCCATTGCCGGCCAGCTCGGCATCGAAATGAACCGCGAGGCGGCGACCGCCAGCGGCGGCGAGCGGCGCCGCGCCGCGATCGCCCGCGCACTGGCTCAGGACCCTGACCTGCTGCTGCTCGACGAGCCGACCAACCATCTCGACCTGTCGGCGATCGACTGGCTGGAGGACTGGCTGTCGCGCTATCGCGGCGCCTTCATCACGATCAGCCACGACCGCACCTTCCTCAAGCGGCTGACCCGAGCGACCCTGTGGCTCGACCGGGGAACGCTGCGGCGCAAGGAAGTCGGCTTCGGCGGCTACGAGGCGTGGGAAGAACAGGTCTATGCCGAAGAAGCGCGCGCCGCCGAGAAGCTCGATGCCAGGCTCAAGATCGAGGCGCACTGGCTCGAACGCGGGGTCACCGCGCGGCGCAAGCGCAACCAGGGGCGACTGGAAAAGCTCCACCAGATGCGCGCGACGCGGGCGGCGATGATCTCGACCAGCGGGACGGCCAAGCTCAAGCTGTCGAGCGACGAGGACTTCAAGTCCAAATCGGTGATCGTCGCGGAAGGCATCACCAAGAGTTTCGGGAACCGCACCGTCATCAAGCCCTTCTCCTTACGCATCCAGCGCGGCGACCGGATCGGGATCGTCGGCGCGAACGGGGCGGGCAAGACGACGCTGCTCAAGATGCTGACGGGCGAGATGGAGCCCGACAGCGGCACGATCACCCATGCCAGGACCCTGTCGGGCGTCATGATCGACCAGCAGAGGAAACTGCTCGAACCCGATGCGAGTGTGCGCCAGATCCTTGCCGAGGGCGGGGACTGGATCGACGTGCGCGGCCACCGCAAACACGTCCAGGCCTATCTCAAGGAATTCCTGTTCGATCCCGGCATTGTCGATACCAAGGTCGGCATATTGTCGGGCGGAGAGCGTTCGCGCCTGCTGCTCGCCCGCGAATTCGCACGCACGGCGAACCTCATCGTGCTGGACGAACCGACCAACGATCTCGACCTCGAGACGCTCGACCTTTTGCAGGAAGTGATCGCCGATTTCGAGGGGACCGTGCTGATCGTCAGCCACGACCGCGACTTCCTCGATCGCACGGTGACGGTCACGCTGGGCCTCGACGGGTCGGGCAAGGTCGATATCGTCGCTGGCGGCTACGAGGACTGGGAGGCGAAGCGGAAGAAGCCGGTTGCCGGAAGCACCAGGACGAAAAGCGGGACCGCTGAAGCGCCCGCGCCTTCCCCGCCTCCGCCCAAGGCGGACAAGCTGTCCTACAAGGACCAGCGCGATTACGAGACGCTGCCGCAGCGGATCGAGGAGCTCGAAGCCGCGATCGCGAAAGGCGAGGCGATCCTGTCCGACCCCGATCTCTTCGCCAAGGACCCGCAGCGTTTCGCGACCATTTCCAAGGGCATCGAGAACGCCCGCGCCGAAAAGGACGCCGCCGAGGAGCGCTGGCTAGATCTCGCCGAGCGGGTCGAGGGGTGAGCGCGGAGGCACTCCACGAGGAGATCGCCGCCTGCACGCTTTGCGCCGAACATCTCCCGCTCGGACCGCGGCCAGTCGTGCAGTTTTCGCCGGCCTCGCGCGTGCTCATCATCGGTCAGGCGCCGGGAACGAAGGTCCACGAAAGCGGGGTGCCATGGGACGATGACAGCGGCGACCGGCTGCGCGGCTGGCTCGGCATGGAGCGCGAGGAATTCTACGATCCCGCCCGCGTCGCGCTGATGCCGATGGGCTTCTGCTATCCCGGCAGGCGCAAGGGCGGCGATGCCCCCCCCGCGGCCCGAATGCGCGCCGAAATGGCATGACCGCATGCTTGCCCAGATGCCGCAGACGCGCCTCACCCTGCTGGTCGGCACCTATGCGCAGGGCCGTTACCTGCCCGAAACGCGCCGTCTCACCATGACCGAGAGAGTCCGGCGCGCGGGCGAGGTCGGCGCCTTCTTCCCCCTTCCCCACCCCGCCTGGCGCGCGCGCCTGTGGATGGCGAAGCATCCCTGGTTCGAGGCCGAAACCCTGCCCCTGCTGCGCCGCGCAGTCGCCGACGCGCTCGCCTGAGCGCTCACCTTATCCGGTAATACTCCGCCACCCGTTCGAGCGCGATCCGCAGCACCAGCTTGCCGCTGCGCACCGGCCAGCCGAGCGCCTTTTCGGCATCCGGAAGCCCCTCGTTCGCGCACACCACGCGCCAGAGAATGTCGTCGAGCCCCCTACCCGCATGCGCGATCGCCTCGTCGAAGCGGCGCTTGGCGGCGACCTGTCGCTCGGTCGGCGTAAGCGCACGCTCGCCGGTCGACTTCACCCGGACAGGATCCCAGCGCATGGTGACGTTCGCGGACAGCTGGGCGCGCTCGTAATCGCCCCGCAACGCCTCGCCGGCATCGAACAGCCGGTCATCGAGATGGCCGCGCGCATGCAACCATGCGAGTGGGGATTCGCCGACATTGACCGTGACCGTGCGGCGTTTGCCCTGCGCGCTGCCCGCCCTCCGCGGGCCTTCGGTGGTCAATTCGCGTTCGACCAGTTCGCGTTTCATGTCGCCTTCTCCCTTGCTTCGAGCGGAGCCAGGGGCTTGCCAAACCGGAAGTCATGTAGGAAAGAACAAACCAATCTGGTAAAATGCAAGACCGGCTGAAAGGCGCTTCGCATGATCAACCGCATCCGCGACATCCGCAAGGCCAAGGGCCTCACGCTGGCGGAACTCGCCGAGGCCTGCGATCCGCCCACGACCGCGCAGACGATCGGTCGGCTCGAGACCGGAATGCGAAACCTGTCGCTCAAATGGATGGACCGGATTGGCCGCGCTCTGGGCGTCGACCCGGAAACCCTCGTGCGTTCGGACGAAAGCCCCGCCCCCAGCGTCGTCGCAGAACTCGGCGCGAACGGAGCCGAAGCGCTGCGATCCCCGCGCGAGGCGTTGCTTCCGACCGATCTTGCCGAAGCGCGCGGAGAAGCGCTGGCCGTGATCGAGGTCACCGCAAGCACCGGCGAGTACCGCCCCGGCGACCGGCTATGGCTGCGGCGGATCGCACCCGAGGAAGCGGGCCGCGCGATCAACCGCGACTGCCTCGTCCCGCGCCCCGGGGGGCGGTTCGCCTTCGGCCGCCTGATCGACCGGCAGGGGACCATGATCGGCCTTCTTCCCCCGGGGAGCGGGCAGAAACAGCTGGTGGTCGACAATCCGCCCTGGATCGGCCTTGCTGTCATGCTGGTGCGCGCATTGTGAGCGCCGCCGATCCCCTCGCAGGTGCGCTGGCATGAGGCATGTCCTCGTCCTCAGCACGCTATGGCCCAACCCGGTCGCGCCGCGCTTTGGCACATTCGTCGCGCGTTCGCTCGAGGCGCTGGCGAAGCGCGGCGACTGGCGCGTCACCGTGATCAATCCGATCGGCCTGCCACCGATCACTCTCGGCCGGTATCGCGACCTTGCTGAAGTCGAAGATCGTGCCGAGGAAGGCGGGCTGACCGTTCACCGGCCGCGATTCACGTTGATCCCCAGAATCGGCGGTCGCCGCAACGGAGCTGCGATCGCGAGAGCCGCCTTGCCGCTGGCGCGCGAAATCCATGACGAGCAGCCGATCGACCTCGTCGATGCGCAGTTCTTTTTCCCCGATGGCCCGGCGGCCGCGCGGATCGCGCGTGCGCTGGACCGTCCGTTTTCGATCAAGGCCCGCGGGAGCGACATCACCTATTGGGGCACGCTCGACTATGCGCGCGAACAAATGCTCCGCGCGGCGAAACGGGCGGACGGGCTGCTGGCGGTGAGCGCCGCTCTCAAACGCGAGATGGAGGCGCTCGGCATGGAAGGCGACAAGATCACCGTCCATTACACCGGGCTCGACAGGGATCGCTTCCGCCCGCTTGCGCACACGCAATTGCGCGCGCAGCTGGGCGGCGAGCTCGGCATCGTCATGCCCGACAATGCCCCGCTGCTTATCTGTGTCGGCGCGCTTATCGAGCGCAAGGGCCAGCACATCGCACTGGACGCGCTGACCGAGGTGCCGGGCGCGCATCTCGTGCTGGTCGGGCAAGGCGAGCAGGAGGGGCAGCTCAAGGGCCAGGCACGCGCGCTGGGGCTGGCGGACCGGGTTCATTTCGTCGGCCTGCTCGATCATGACGTGCTGCCGCTCATGCTCTCGGCAGCAGACGCGATGGTGCTTCCGAGCGCCAATGAGGGGCTCGCCAATGCCTGGGTCGAAGCGCTCGCCTGCGGGACTCCGGTCGTCACCTGCGATGTGGGCGGCGCGCGCGAAGTCATCACGAGCGAGCTTGCCGGAAGGCTGGTTCCACGCGACCCCAAGGCGGTGGCGGCGGGGATCAACGCGGTGCTCAACGATCCTCCGCCAAGGCAGGCCGTTGCCGATCTCGTCGAACGCTTCAGCTGGGAGGAAAACGCGGCGCGGCTCGCCGACTATTACGAAAGCCTTCTGGCCGCGAAGGATTGATTCGGGCTCAGGCTTCGCCGCGCGCGATCTTTTCCTGGCGGTCGGCCTCGCTTTCGCGCGGCACGAAGCTGTTCGAATCCACCCCCAGCCAGATCAGCACCGGCGAGGCGAGATAGACGCTTGAATAGGTCCCGACGAACAGGCCGAAAGTGATCGCCGCCACGAGGCCGAACAGGCTCGCGGGACCGAACAGCAACAGCGGCAGCAGCGCGACGAGCAGGGTGAGCGAGGTCATAACGGTGCGCGCCAGCGTCTCGTTCATCGAAAGGTCGAGCACTTCGACGATCCCCATCTTGCGGTATTTCTTGAGATTTTCGCGGATGCGGTCAAACACGACGATCGTGTCATTCAGCGAATAGCCGATGATGGCGAGGATCGCGGCGATGATCTGCAGCGAAAATTCGAGCTGGAACAGCGCGAACAGGCCGAGCGTCAGCGACACGTCGTGGAACAGCGCGAACAGCGCGCCGGCGCCGAACTGCCATTCGAACCGGATCCAGATGTAGAGCGCGACCGCCACCATAGCGGCGAGCAGGGCAAGGATGGCGTCCTGCCGGAATTCGCCCGAAACCTTGCCCGAAACCGAATTCACCGCGTCGATCTGGATATCGTCATAACCCGCTTCGAGCGCGGTGGTGATGCGCTTCGTCAGCTCGTCGGCAAAGGCGGGATTGCCCTCGGCCTCCGGCGGAAGCTTGACGCGGATCGAAACCTGGTTCGCCTCGCCGAAACGCTGGACGACAGGGTCTCCCACGCCCTCGACCGCGGCGATGCTTTCGCGCAGCTCGGGGACCGGGGCCTCATCGCTCTGGGTGAAAGTCGCCTGGATTTCCTGCCCGCCGGCGAAATCGACGCCGAGATTGAGCCCGTTGACGAACACCAGCGCCCAGCTCGCCGCGATCAGCAGCAGGCTGACGACGAAGAACGGCACGCGCAGGCGCAGGAACTTGATGTTCGTGTCGGCGGGGACGAGTTTCAGGAGTTTCATGAGCTTTCCGTCCCTTCCTCAGATGTTGATGTCGGCCGGCCGGGCCTTGCGCAGCCATCCGGCGACCCACATGCGGGTCAGCGGGAGGGCAGTGAAGACCGAGGTGAACAGGCCGAGGATCAGCACGACCGCAAAGCCGCGGATCGGCCCGGACCCGAACAGGCCGAGCAGCACCGCCGAGATGAAATTGGTGATGTTCGCGTCATAGATCGCGCGGCTGGCTTCCTTGTACCCGGTCTCGACCGCGGTCACGACCTTGCGTCCGCGCTTGCGCTCCTCGCGGATACGCTCGTTGATGAGCACGTTGGCGTCCACCGCCGCGCCGATCGTCAGCACGAAACCGGCGATGCCGGGCAGGGTCAGGGTGGTGTTCAGGATCGCCATGATGCCGAGCAGCATCGCGACGTTGAAGACGAGTGCGATCGTCGCATAGACGCCGAACCGGCCATAGGTCGCTATCATCAGGGCAATGACGGCGATGCTGCCGATCAGCATCGCGATCATGCCGCGCCGGATCGAATCCGCCCCGAGATCGGGGCCGACCGTGCGCTCCTCGATCACCGTCAACGGCACCGGCAGGGCGCCCGAGCGCAGCGAGATCGCGAGGCTGTTGGCGCTCTCGGCAGTGAAATTGCCCGAGATCTGCGCCCGCCCGCCAAGGATGCGTTCGCGGAAATAGGGCGCGGAGATGACCTCGCCATCGAGGATGATGGCGAACCGTTCTCCGACATTCTCGGTCGAAAGCTTGGCGAAGCGCGCCCCGCCCTGCGCGTCGAAGGTGATGTCGACGACATTTTCGTTGGTCTGCGGATCGACCCCGGCCTGCGCATTGGTGAGGCTGTCGCCGCGAATTCCGCCGAGACGCTCGACCGCCTCGAACTGGCCTTCGAAACCGGTCCCGGGCGCATAGGGGACGACCTGGCTGCCGGGGGGCGCGATGCCCGCCTGAACATTGCTCGGAAGGGCATCCTTGTCGACCAGCTTGAATTCGAGCTGTGCGGTCTGGCCGAGCAGTTCCTTGAGCGCATCGGGGTCTTCGAGGCCCGGGACCTGCACCACGATGCGGGTGTCGCCCTGGCGGATGATGGTCGGCTCGCGCGTGCCGAGATCGTCGATGCGGCGGCGCACGACCTCGGTCGCGCTTTCCATCGCATCGTCGACGCGTGCTTCGATCCCGGTCTCGGTGGGCGTCAGCACCATGCGCTGGGTGTCGACCACTTCAAGGTCCCATTCGCGGTTGAGACCGTCGCCCATGATATACGGTTCGAGCAGTCCCCGCGCGCGGTCGATGTCGCCCGGCTCGGACAGGATGAA is part of the Erythrobacter litoralis genome and encodes:
- a CDS encoding sigma-70 family RNA polymerase sigma factor; protein product: MKGSLAPKPPGSTPAEDRYDAALVARIAAREEAALAEAITAHASLLHRIAYRMLGDAHEAEDVAQEALLRLWDKAPGLAGRTIRLGPWLKRVTVNLAIDRLRAGRRNAQEEVPERADEAPLADDVIAGEQRDAMARALIAALPERQRAAIVLTYYEDLANAEAAEILEMSIKAFESLLHRARAALRKAFEAQAAAAGDPS
- a CDS encoding sensor histidine kinase, whose translation is MRRRGSLARRMGLIATVWILVLLLGGGLALERTLTGQVEENFDEQLEYILTAMIASAEVQPGGEVSFYRVLGDQRFLEPGSGLYWQIDGDGQDPWPSRSLWDRTLELRGVVERDGGGGFDSEPRFYNSRQFEGEPLRIAERTVILPGSDTRWTFAVASATEEIDAQVQRVRLILIWSFAVLGLGLIGMALLQIRYGLSPLRRVRAAIQKLRTTGENRITEPLPEEVQPLVEELNALLAHSEKQAEEARRHAGNLAHALKTPLTVLTNAATARAPDLSDAVFRETRVMQRHVDHHLARARAVGRRAVGHARTNVRESAEAVRRAVERLHPEGRLDIAGSGSAEVAVERQDLDEILGNLIENAAKYGGGSVFVTIDQEPQADQCLIWIEDDGSGIPEAERTRIFGRGARLDTDKPGTGLGLAIVRDVVEIYGGSVRLGESEDLGGLLVELSLPRA
- a CDS encoding response regulator transcription factor — protein: MRILIVEDEPTLGQQLKTTLEQNGYAVDLSTDGEDGHFLGSTEDYDAVILDLGLPEIDGLTVLGMWRREGRDFPVLVLTARDSWSDKVAGLDAGADDYLAKPFQTEELIARLRALIRRASGNTSSELTAGDVRLDTRSGRVTLAGEPVKLTAQEYKLLSYLMHHKGKVVSRTELIEHIYDQDFDRDSNTIEVFVTRIRKKLGAEVITTIRGLGYSLDDPADAPRA
- a CDS encoding SIMPL domain-containing protein: MKTAISAALAAGALAIPAAPLHAASVEIEAEGPVIELNVYESITAEPDIVTVGAGVTTDAPTAVEAMRQNAQAMTRVIDRIKALGVDEKDIQTTGINLSARYDYDRENREQVFRGYTVSNRVSVKLRDIEGTGVVLDALVAAGATDISGPNFRLEDDAAAKDEARKRAIERAGARARAYAAMLDYDDVEVLQINETIEGRGPSPANAMRAMDAESVKVSATPVQPGMVETGVSISITYELVDDEEES
- a CDS encoding ABC-F family ATP-binding cassette domain-containing protein — translated: MAQPPILSLEDISLQQGGRWLFGRGPNSDGPEPIDLHVLPGDRIALIGRNGAGKTTLLRLITGRIEADRGLRRVKPGTRIVFLEQDPDFSEAATLMDFALAGEDAPAPHEVEAIAGQLGIEMNREAATASGGERRRAAIARALAQDPDLLLLDEPTNHLDLSAIDWLEDWLSRYRGAFITISHDRTFLKRLTRATLWLDRGTLRRKEVGFGGYEAWEEQVYAEEARAAEKLDARLKIEAHWLERGVTARRKRNQGRLEKLHQMRATRAAMISTSGTAKLKLSSDEDFKSKSVIVAEGITKSFGNRTVIKPFSLRIQRGDRIGIVGANGAGKTTLLKMLTGEMEPDSGTITHARTLSGVMIDQQRKLLEPDASVRQILAEGGDWIDVRGHRKHVQAYLKEFLFDPGIVDTKVGILSGGERSRLLLAREFARTANLIVLDEPTNDLDLETLDLLQEVIADFEGTVLIVSHDRDFLDRTVTVTLGLDGSGKVDIVAGGYEDWEAKRKKPVAGSTRTKSGTAEAPAPSPPPPKADKLSYKDQRDYETLPQRIEELEAAIAKGEAILSDPDLFAKDPQRFATISKGIENARAEKDAAEERWLDLAERVEG
- a CDS encoding DUF6456 domain-containing protein, translated to MKRELVERELTTEGPRRAGSAQGKRRTVTVNVGESPLAWLHARGHLDDRLFDAGEALRGDYERAQLSANVTMRWDPVRVKSTGERALTPTERQVAAKRRFDEAIAHAGRGLDDILWRVVCANEGLPDAEKALGWPVRSGKLVLRIALERVAEYYRIR
- a CDS encoding helix-turn-helix domain-containing protein, with the protein product MINRIRDIRKAKGLTLAELAEACDPPTTAQTIGRLETGMRNLSLKWMDRIGRALGVDPETLVRSDESPAPSVVAELGANGAEALRSPREALLPTDLAEARGEALAVIEVTASTGEYRPGDRLWLRRIAPEEAGRAINRDCLVPRPGGRFAFGRLIDRQGTMIGLLPPGSGQKQLVVDNPPWIGLAVMLVRAL
- a CDS encoding glycosyltransferase, with translation MRHVLVLSTLWPNPVAPRFGTFVARSLEALAKRGDWRVTVINPIGLPPITLGRYRDLAEVEDRAEEGGLTVHRPRFTLIPRIGGRRNGAAIARAALPLAREIHDEQPIDLVDAQFFFPDGPAAARIARALDRPFSIKARGSDITYWGTLDYAREQMLRAAKRADGLLAVSAALKREMEALGMEGDKITVHYTGLDRDRFRPLAHTQLRAQLGGELGIVMPDNAPLLICVGALIERKGQHIALDALTEVPGAHLVLVGQGEQEGQLKGQARALGLADRVHFVGLLDHDVLPLMLSAADAMVLPSANEGLANAWVEALACGTPVVTCDVGGAREVITSELAGRLVPRDPKAVAAGINAVLNDPPPRQAVADLVERFSWEENAARLADYYESLLAAKD